From Drosophila nasuta strain 15112-1781.00 chromosome X, ASM2355853v1, whole genome shotgun sequence, one genomic window encodes:
- the LOC132797293 gene encoding uncharacterized protein LOC132797293 isoform X1, whose protein sequence is MKSFLILCFVALAVADVKHLTDRNLDLFKYNPSDIYTLPEDIDDDKPAVHFSGDVMKAKTEKLENYNAGKKFKLELKTQNGIEVSSVGKLKDDKTFVVSGSYSFTGADGKRYKTRYTADEFGYHPITELDLDIPEPQPLAPANQRPTVDPSSLLGNKNRFQFLQQSLNPDHAANGPLRGSGQSGDDYSYSAPGPQLEYNNNPYGSDNSGFGGNSAGFGSGNPFGPGSSASSYASSGSSSGNGYDYQPPSQPLETPSRLYLPVA, encoded by the exons CTGATTTTGTGCTTTGTGGCGCTCGCGGTGGCCGATGTAAAGCATTTGACAGATCGCAATCTGGATCTCTTCAAATACAATCCCAGCGATATTTACACGCTGCCCGAGGACATCGATGACGACAAGCCAGCGGTGCACTTCAGCGGCGATGTAATGAAGGCCAAGACCGAGAAGCTCGAAAACTACAATGCGGGCAAAAAGTTCAAGCTCGA ACTGAAGACACAGAACGGTATTGAGGTGAGCAGCGTGGGCAAACTGAAGGACGACAAGACCTTTGTGGTCAGTGGATCGTATTCGTTCACCGGCGCCGATGGCAAACGCTACAAGACTCGCTACACCGCCGATGAGTTCGGTTATCATCCCATCACCGAGCTGGATCTCGATATTCCCGA ACCTCAACCCTTGGCACCGGCCAACCAGCGTCCCACCGTCGATCCCAGCAGCCTGTTGGGCAACAAGAATCGCTTCCAGTTCCTGCAGCAGAGCCTCAATCCCGATCACGCCGCCAACGGACCGTTGCGTGGCAGCGGACAGAGCGGCGATGATTACAGCTACTCGGCCCCTGGACCTCAGTTGGAGTACAACAACAATCCCTATGGCAGTGACAACTCTGGTTTCGGTGGCAACTCTGCTGGATTCGGATCGGGCAATCCTTTCGGTCCTGGCAGCTCTGCTTCTTCTTATGCTTCTTCGGGTTCTTCTTCCGGCAACGGTTACGATTATCAGCCTCCCTCGCAGCCCCTGGAGACGCCTTCTCGTCTCTACTTGCCGGTGGCATAA
- the LOC132797289 gene encoding tectonic-like complex member Mks1 has product MFRSSAPKRTGIYRVCGDMSDFQMELRLRHISEWLPVPKFEYTGANANSGPHVDHYPESPMSSTFGDFFIYVPHDDHNGNYCNYYDYYNPSSEYRKSSSRSYTSRDSYASRSSSSNPLMGSTGTGNASALTGSTETRSVPSTELETHFEQQSAINEDDFHAQNRELCNGATANLCISWQQKHFSRAELQRFSDASKCVTTLQRRYHRWTKQTIELQLRYNEQLAYHQQAHAEQLKARSRRRRRSSSKRNSEAEVEATKEAEGEVDSPLLPDDPNFAARTCLIHTLIDADLQEEEREKQLQGYQLMRIYAQLQRDTLLFSLRYSPTEGLLYVYPDFNLSADDMEYSLELDNDCRQLFAYGLENVTLPLLQKTLTLTPPPPLPVHLPPPLELHSPPATATASELLTHYEQERQLAAERRRLLQFAVPPKRMRRVSLLLQLHEAQHFEHPNIHVRYYVNPPKNTLLELEPGLSEEPFPLRGATATCLEGGAGNLASFSHCWQLTLLCEETFVGVEEEQQLLHIYFEVISIDGWQRERCEGYAHFACSLLAPLPVAATHGIRLQCIRPVGSWLDALNRYFIGGRKLFDFVGYFSSHSQSQLAPQTLHSRFEADKACAMRSTGNILFSVRKIQQRQLPLGYQLDGEDSSDVDDFDTGRRSKEGVSSTLDEVLAAYVEARDRIEALLGHAAS; this is encoded by the coding sequence atgtttagaAGCAGCGCACCGAAACGCACCGGCATCTATCGTGTGTGCGGGGACATGTCCGATTTCCAAATGGAGCTGCGATTGCGACACATTAGCGAATGGCTGCCAGTGCCGAAATTTGAATATACGGGCGCGAATGCAAACAGCGGCCCCCATGTCGACCATTATCCGGAGAGTCCGATGAGCAGCACCTTTGGCGATTTCTTCATCTATGTGCCCCACGACGATCACAATGGCAACTATTGCAACTACTACGACTATTACAACCCGAGCAGCGAATATCGCAAATCCTCTTCGCGGAGTTACACAAGTCGCGACAGCTATGcgagtcgcagcagcagcagcaatccaTTGATGGGCagcactggcactggcaaTGCGAGTGCATTAACTGGCAGCACTGAAACACGAAGTGTGCCCAGCACGGAGCTGGAAACGCATTTCGAACAACAGTCAGCGATCAATGAGGATGATTTCCATGCCCAAAATCGCGAGCTGTGCAACGGAGCCACAGCGAATCTGTGCATTTCGTGGCAGCAGAAGCACTTCAGTCGCGCCGAGCTGCAGCGCTTCAGCGATGCCAGCAAATGCGTGACGACGCTGCAGCGACGCTATCACCGCTGGACGAAGCAGACGATTGAGCTGCAGCTGCGCTACAACGAACAGCTCGCCTATCATCAGCAGGCGCACGCTGAGCAGCTAAAGGcgcgcagtcgacgtcgccgtcgcagcagcagcaaacgcaaCTCCGAGGCGGAGGTGGAGGCAACGAAGGAAGCGGAGGGGGAAGTGGACTCTCCGCTACTCCCCGATGATCCGAACTTTGCGGCACGCACCTGTCTCATACACACACTGATCGATGCGGATCTGCAGGAAGAGGAGCGGGAGAAGCAGCTGCAGGGCTATCAGCTGATGCGCATCTATGCGCAGCTGCAGCGCGATACGTTGCTCTTCAGCTTACGCTACTCGCCGACAGAGGGTTTGCTGTATGTGTACCCGGACTTTAACCTGAGTGCGGACGACATGGAATACTCTCTGGAATTGGACAACGATTGCCGCCAGCTGTTTGCCTACGGTCTGGAGAATGTGACGCTTCCCCTGCTGCAGAAGACCCTGACCCTTACTCCTCCCCCTCCTCTTCCTGTTCATCTTCCTCCTCCCTTGGAGCTGCATTCCCCACCCGCAACTGCCACCGCCAGCGAACTCCTCACGCATTACGAACAGGAGCGTCAACTGGCCGCCGAGCGGCGACGTCTGCTTCAGTTTGCGGTGCCACCGAAGCGCATGCGACGCGTCtccctgctgctgcagctgcacgAGGCTCAGCACTTTGAGCACCCCAACATCCATGTTCGCTACTACGTGAATCCCCCGAAGAACACGCTCCTCGAGCTCGAGCCCGGACTCAGCGAAGAACCCTTTCCGTTGCGTGGCGCTACGGCGACGTGCCTCGAAGGTGGCGCCGGGAACTTGGCCAGCTTCTCGCACTGCTGGCAACTGACGTTACTTTGCGAGGAGACGTTTGTCGGGGTTGAGGAggagcagcaactgctgcacaTCTACTTCGAGGTGATCAGCATCGATGGCTGGCAACGTGAACGCTGCGAGGGTTACGCCCACTTTGCCTGCTCGCTCCTCGCCCCGCTTCCCGTTGCCGCTACGCACGGGATTCGACTGCAGTGCATCCGTCCCGTGGGCAGCTGGCTGGATGCCCTCAATCGCTACTTCATTGGCGGTCGCAAGCTCTTCGACTTTGTCGGCTACTTCAGTTCCCATTCCCAATCCCAGCTTGCTCCTCAAACCCTGCACAGTCGCTTTGAGGCGGACAAAGCTTGTGCCATGCGCAGCACGGGAAACATTTTGTTCAGCGTGCGGAAGATTCAGCAGCGACAACTGCCGCTGGGGTATCAGCTGGATGGCGAGGATAGCAGCGATGTCGATGACTTCGATACGGGGAGGAGAAGCAAGGAAGGCGTCTCCTCAACTCTCGACGAAGTGCTCGCTGCCTATGTCGAGGCAAGGGATCGCATTGAAGCGCTGCTCGGACACGCAGCGAGCTGA
- the LOC132797293 gene encoding uncharacterized protein LOC132797293 isoform X2, with protein MKAKTEKLENYNAGKKFKLELKTQNGIEVSSVGKLKDDKTFVVSGSYSFTGADGKRYKTRYTADEFGYHPITELDLDIPEPQPLAPANQRPTVDPSSLLGNKNRFQFLQQSLNPDHAANGPLRGSGQSGDDYSYSAPGPQLEYNNNPYGSDNSGFGGNSAGFGSGNPFGPGSSASSYASSGSSSGNGYDYQPPSQPLETPSRLYLPVA; from the exons ATGAAGGCCAAGACCGAGAAGCTCGAAAACTACAATGCGGGCAAAAAGTTCAAGCTCGA ACTGAAGACACAGAACGGTATTGAGGTGAGCAGCGTGGGCAAACTGAAGGACGACAAGACCTTTGTGGTCAGTGGATCGTATTCGTTCACCGGCGCCGATGGCAAACGCTACAAGACTCGCTACACCGCCGATGAGTTCGGTTATCATCCCATCACCGAGCTGGATCTCGATATTCCCGA ACCTCAACCCTTGGCACCGGCCAACCAGCGTCCCACCGTCGATCCCAGCAGCCTGTTGGGCAACAAGAATCGCTTCCAGTTCCTGCAGCAGAGCCTCAATCCCGATCACGCCGCCAACGGACCGTTGCGTGGCAGCGGACAGAGCGGCGATGATTACAGCTACTCGGCCCCTGGACCTCAGTTGGAGTACAACAACAATCCCTATGGCAGTGACAACTCTGGTTTCGGTGGCAACTCTGCTGGATTCGGATCGGGCAATCCTTTCGGTCCTGGCAGCTCTGCTTCTTCTTATGCTTCTTCGGGTTCTTCTTCCGGCAACGGTTACGATTATCAGCCTCCCTCGCAGCCCCTGGAGACGCCTTCTCGTCTCTACTTGCCGGTGGCATAA